The Sphingobacterium bambusae genome includes a window with the following:
- a CDS encoding class I SAM-dependent methyltransferase, giving the protein MMKSTIKEIEERFDQDVERFSNLETGQQTTLDALFNMELITSAIARRYPALQSLLDIGCGAGNYPVKLLQKVKDVDVTLVDLSRPMLDRARMRVEALTSGQVHTVKGDFRTASLEHEGYEVIVATAVLHHLRDDQDWESSFQKLYSLLKVGGSLWIFDLVYQQEAQLQELIYKDYYGNYLRGLKDEAYRDHVFAYIDKEDTPRDLMYQLDLLKRVGFQQVDILHKNLCFASFVAIK; this is encoded by the coding sequence ATGATGAAATCGACAATAAAAGAAATCGAAGAGCGATTCGATCAGGATGTAGAACGATTTTCCAATCTGGAAACGGGACAACAGACGACCTTAGATGCCCTTTTTAATATGGAGCTGATCACGTCTGCCATCGCTAGGCGGTATCCTGCGCTGCAATCTCTATTGGATATTGGCTGCGGTGCAGGCAATTATCCGGTCAAGCTGCTCCAAAAGGTCAAAGATGTAGATGTCACCTTGGTTGATCTAAGTCGGCCTATGCTCGATAGGGCGCGCATGCGTGTTGAAGCTTTGACGAGTGGACAGGTGCACACGGTGAAAGGTGACTTTCGAACAGCTAGTTTGGAGCATGAAGGCTATGAGGTTATCGTAGCCACTGCAGTGTTGCACCATCTCCGAGACGACCAAGATTGGGAAAGTAGTTTTCAAAAGCTATATAGCTTGTTGAAAGTAGGGGGGAGTCTTTGGATTTTTGATTTGGTTTATCAGCAGGAAGCTCAATTACAAGAACTAATCTATAAGGACTATTATGGAAATTACCTCAGGGGATTAAAGGATGAAGCTTATCGAGATCATGTATTTGCTTATATCGACAAAGAAGATACCCCGAGAGATCTGATGTACCAGTTGGATTTGCTTAAGCGAGTGGGATTCCAACAGGTGGATATTTTGCACAAAAATCTTTGTTTCGCTTCATTCGTCGCGATTAAATAA
- a CDS encoding efflux RND transporter permease subunit has translation MISEVFIKRPVTAIVISILIMIIGTISIMTLPISQYPSIAPPTVTVTANYTGADAQTVEQTVTTPIESQINGTPGMIYMSSNSTSNGQSTITVTFEVGTDIDVATLDVQNRVGIAEPALPEAVRRLGVVTRKANTDILMLVSLVSPKGTRDDKFLANYANLYVKDAILRVKGVGDVTAFGQPFSMRVWLDANKLTALKLTPADVSTAISEQNLRIPGGSVGAPPLQNSQVFEYPVITDSDLSSVEDFEEIIVKSNEDGSIVQLKDVARVELGQFSYATTTRTDGMISTGMMVAQTPGGNAVETAEGIYTALDQMKKSFPHDVDYVVGYETVSVVHASIDSVIHTLVEALILVTLVVFFFLQSWRATLIPVLAIPVSVVGTFIFFTLFGFSINNLTLLAFVLAIGIVVDDAIVVVEAVQHYIDHYKMSAREATMRAMKDITAPVIAIALILAAVFVPVGFIPGMVGKLYQQFAITIAVSVMLSAFIALSLTPALCSLLLKPTSVNKDARGLNKFFYKFNLWFERVTHKYSRGVRACIRRAPLALIILLCIFIGTGYMFTTKPTGFIPTEDNGSFFAGVNLPEGSSASRTSAVLSELDEQFRKDFPEIEHITLIAGINILNRSFKSNAATLFVSLKPWAERKRTAAQITGAIMGKYAAYGKARVLAVTPPAIPGLGTSGGFSLMIQDQQTVDIKQFEAVVGKFLGAANQRPEIGMAYTLFNSNSPNFKISVNREQAKKMLVPISSIYSTISSYLGSSYINDFTRYGRNFRVVTQADNDYRMNIEDINKLYVNNTKGASVPLSGLVTWQMVQNPSIINHYNIFRSIEVSGSAAPGYSSGDALRALREVAAETLPNGYSYDFSGLSLQESQSGNTTVMIFALCIIFVFLLLAALYESWSVPFSILLSVPIGIFGAILTLTLIPTLDNNIYAQIGLVTIIGLAAKNAILIVEFAKERVDIGMPLMDAIIDAVKLRLRPIIMTSFAFILGIIPLMLSTGAGAFSRQTIGWTVFGGMMAATLLAIFIVPVLFYVITRMAYGKKKLAELEASFDEEKAKNLSAH, from the coding sequence CGGCCAACTATACTGGGGCAGATGCGCAGACCGTGGAACAAACAGTAACCACGCCGATAGAAAGCCAAATCAACGGTACACCGGGCATGATCTACATGTCTTCGAACAGTACCTCCAATGGTCAATCGACGATCACGGTTACCTTTGAAGTAGGTACAGACATTGACGTAGCCACCCTAGACGTGCAAAACCGTGTAGGTATCGCCGAACCGGCTTTACCAGAGGCGGTACGGCGCTTAGGCGTTGTGACAAGGAAGGCTAACACCGATATCTTGATGTTAGTATCGCTGGTATCGCCAAAGGGTACGCGCGACGACAAGTTTTTGGCCAACTATGCCAACCTCTATGTTAAAGACGCGATCTTACGTGTAAAAGGTGTGGGAGATGTGACAGCTTTCGGCCAACCGTTCTCCATGCGTGTATGGCTTGACGCCAACAAGTTGACTGCCTTAAAATTGACACCTGCAGATGTATCAACGGCTATTTCCGAGCAAAACCTACGTATCCCCGGTGGATCGGTGGGCGCTCCTCCACTACAAAATTCTCAGGTATTTGAATATCCAGTGATAACTGACTCGGATCTATCTTCTGTGGAAGATTTTGAGGAGATCATCGTAAAATCCAACGAGGATGGATCTATCGTGCAGTTAAAAGATGTAGCTCGCGTGGAATTGGGTCAATTTAGCTACGCTACTACGACACGCACCGACGGCATGATCTCGACAGGGATGATGGTGGCACAAACGCCAGGAGGAAATGCCGTGGAAACAGCAGAGGGAATATACACTGCCTTAGATCAAATGAAAAAATCATTCCCACATGATGTTGACTATGTGGTGGGCTATGAGACCGTTTCCGTTGTGCACGCATCTATTGATTCCGTTATTCACACCTTGGTTGAAGCACTTATCTTGGTTACCCTCGTTGTGTTCTTCTTCCTGCAATCATGGCGAGCGACCTTGATTCCGGTCTTGGCCATTCCTGTATCAGTTGTGGGTACCTTTATCTTCTTTACGCTTTTTGGTTTCTCGATCAATAACCTTACTTTATTGGCATTCGTTCTAGCCATTGGTATCGTGGTGGATGATGCTATCGTTGTTGTGGAAGCCGTCCAACACTATATTGACCATTATAAGATGAGTGCCCGCGAAGCGACCATGCGCGCTATGAAAGACATTACGGCACCGGTTATTGCAATCGCGTTGATATTGGCGGCGGTATTCGTTCCGGTAGGCTTTATCCCAGGCATGGTAGGTAAATTGTACCAACAATTCGCGATCACGATTGCCGTATCCGTTATGTTATCGGCTTTTATCGCCCTTTCCTTAACGCCAGCACTCTGTTCTCTACTCTTAAAACCAACTTCGGTAAACAAAGATGCGCGGGGTTTGAATAAGTTCTTTTACAAATTCAACCTTTGGTTTGAGCGCGTGACCCACAAATATTCGAGAGGGGTTCGCGCGTGTATACGCCGAGCGCCTTTAGCGCTGATCATTTTACTATGTATCTTTATTGGAACAGGCTACATGTTCACCACAAAGCCTACCGGGTTTATTCCAACAGAAGATAATGGTTCCTTCTTTGCCGGCGTTAACCTTCCTGAAGGTTCTTCTGCCAGCAGAACATCAGCTGTATTGAGCGAACTTGACGAGCAGTTCCGTAAAGACTTTCCAGAAATTGAACATATTACCTTGATTGCCGGTATCAACATCTTGAACCGATCATTCAAATCCAATGCAGCCACACTTTTCGTGTCGTTAAAGCCTTGGGCCGAGCGGAAACGTACTGCGGCGCAGATAACAGGTGCTATCATGGGCAAATATGCAGCTTACGGCAAAGCTCGTGTGCTAGCGGTTACACCACCAGCGATTCCAGGTCTAGGAACCTCGGGAGGTTTCTCATTGATGATACAAGATCAGCAAACCGTAGACATCAAGCAGTTTGAAGCTGTCGTTGGTAAATTTTTGGGTGCGGCCAATCAACGTCCGGAAATCGGTATGGCCTATACACTGTTCAACTCCAACTCGCCAAACTTCAAGATTTCGGTAAACCGTGAGCAGGCGAAAAAGATGTTGGTACCTATTTCCTCGATCTACAGTACCATTTCATCATACTTAGGTTCTTCTTATATCAACGACTTTACGCGTTATGGACGTAATTTCCGGGTGGTAACGCAAGCAGACAATGACTATCGTATGAATATTGAAGACATCAACAAGCTGTATGTTAACAATACGAAAGGAGCATCTGTTCCCCTTAGCGGCTTAGTGACTTGGCAGATGGTGCAAAACCCATCGATCATCAACCACTACAACATCTTTAGAAGTATTGAGGTTAGTGGATCGGCAGCACCGGGCTACAGCTCTGGAGATGCCCTACGCGCCTTGAGAGAGGTAGCGGCTGAAACGCTACCGAATGGATACAGCTACGACTTCTCGGGTCTCTCCTTACAAGAAAGTCAATCGGGAAATACAACGGTTATGATTTTCGCCCTGTGTATTATCTTCGTATTCCTGCTCTTGGCTGCACTGTACGAAAGTTGGTCGGTGCCATTCTCAATTCTGTTATCAGTGCCTATCGGTATATTCGGAGCCATACTTACGTTAACCTTGATCCCTACGTTAGATAACAATATCTATGCGCAGATCGGTCTCGTAACCATCATCGGTCTCGCAGCGAAAAATGCCATCTTGATCGTAGAGTTCGCGAAAGAAAGGGTTGACATTGGTATGCCGTTGATGGATGCCATCATTGATGCCGTGAAGCTTCGTCTTCGTCCGATCATCATGACTTCTTTCGCCTTTATCTTAGGTATTATTCCATTGATGCTATCCACTGGTGCAGGGGCATTCTCTCGCCAAACAATTGGTTGGACGGTATTTGGAGGTATGATGGCCGCTACCTTGTTGGCTATATTTATCGTACCGGTGTTATTCTATGTGATCACAAGAATGGCTTACGGCAAGAAAAAGCTTGCCGAGCTAGAAGCTTCTTTTGATGAAGAAAAAGCGAAAAACCTGAGTGCGCATTAA